From Acidobacteriota bacterium, one genomic window encodes:
- a CDS encoding 50S ribosomal protein L10, translating to MKSRETKQTDLNALSESLQNSTSAMVVSFSKLTVTKDQEFRSQLREAGAKYQVVKNTLARIAVKGTQFEDAAEAFKGVTAIAWTDGDPVILSKAVSKFMKENAAIYTFKTGVVDGKLVNLDQLTTIANLPSKEELISKLLWVINAQAQGIVTVINAVPRDLAVVIKQIGENKPAGAAPAAEAKAEEPAPAAEVEAAPEEEAPAVETAEAPVEAAPSEEAPAAEPEAEPAAEEAPAEEPAA from the coding sequence ATGAAATCAAGAGAAACAAAACAAACAGATCTGAACGCCCTCAGTGAGTCGCTGCAGAATTCTACCTCGGCAATGGTCGTCAGCTTTTCGAAGCTAACGGTTACCAAGGATCAGGAATTCAGAAGCCAGCTTCGCGAGGCCGGTGCTAAATACCAGGTTGTAAAAAACACTCTGGCCCGCATCGCGGTAAAAGGAACGCAGTTTGAAGATGCCGCTGAGGCTTTCAAAGGCGTAACCGCAATTGCGTGGACCGACGGAGATCCGGTCATTCTTTCGAAAGCAGTTTCGAAGTTCATGAAGGAAAATGCGGCCATCTACACCTTTAAAACGGGTGTAGTTGACGGCAAACTCGTGAACCTCGACCAGCTCACCACGATCGCGAATCTGCCGTCGAAAGAAGAGCTTATTTCCAAACTTCTGTGGGTCATTAACGCACAGGCTCAGGGTATCGTTACGGTTATCAACGCCGTACCGCGTGACCTTGCTGTTGTGATCAAGCAGATCGGTGAGAACAAACCGGCAGGTGCAGCTCCGGCAGCCGAAGCTAAGGCTGAAGAGCCGGCTCCGGCGGCTGAGGTCGAAGCTGCTCCGGAAGAAGAGGCTCCAGCTGTGGAAACCGCTGAAGCTCCGGTCGAGGCTGCTCCATCTGAAGAAGCTCCGGCCGCAGAGCCTGAAGCTGAACCGGCTGCTGAAGAAGCTCCGGCGGAAGAACCGGCAGCATAA
- the rpoB gene encoding DNA-directed RNA polymerase subunit beta, with protein MINNPLQSSPNGLGRRTSQSPQRVDFSKIYTSAQIPNLIEVQRESYNRFLQMDLIPEERDYIGLQSVFASIFPVSDFRETATLEYVEYQIGNWQCKCGNLEGLEHLRANCKNCSAKIKVDPFNPAEVLCNNCGTFNAVRPNLCNNCGEPVGLKHKHDQQECQERGMSYSVPLKVKIRLTVYDKDPDTGVSTIRDIKEEDVFFGEIPLMTDNGTFIINGTERVIVSQLHRSPGVFFKGDRDEYLAKIIPYRGSWVEFEYDQKGILHARLGKRKIIATVFLRALGLWLNPQIDMKTVSDNILEEVVKSADYSNASILKLFYVTDDVTIEKGRLCLNVKPEGETHLVGMRAEEDIKDKKEDVTRKGKKVTKSALADLRRMGRDKIEVAAADFEGAFALDDIVNTETGEVVVEANTEIVAGKLSQIIEEGVSNLTVFFPKRDVIGEIISATIRKDPISKPVDALLEIYRKMRPGDPPTVPTAYRLLEGMFFDTRRFDLSRVGRLKFNIKMGRPERDRITDPLLQAGDFVEVVNYLLKMKKDSEHYSQDDIDHLGNRRVRAVGELLENQFRIGLERMERAIKEKMSIQQDMFTTMPRDLVNAKPVTAAVREFFGSSQLSQFMDQTNPLSEITHKRRLSALGPGGLSRERAGFEVRDVHPTHYGRICPIETPEGPNIGLISSLSCFARINEFGFIESPYRRVVDGRVIEYVRLKNGGDTSFKPGDHVPLEDVEAANAKLKKDQQQAVFEPWPFYLTAWEEDKWIIGQANIELDEKGNFVNERNAARQKGEFITADRQDIQYMDVSPKQLVSVAASLIPFLENDDANRALMGSNMQRQSVPLLRADSPYVGTGMEKIAARDSGAVVIAKRDGVVDFVDSERIIVKADHQVDGTISREVTADIYSLVKFKRSNQNTCINQRPIVEVGERVTKGQVIADGPCTDRGELALGRNVLVAFMPWRGYNFEDAILVSEKMVKDDYYTSIHIEELEIEARDTKLGPEEITRDIPNIGENMLRDLDESGIIRIGAHVKPGSVLVGKVTPKGETQLTAEEKLLRAIFGEKAGDVKDASLTCPPGIDGTVVDVQIFTRKGQDKDERSLDIEGMEEDDFHRDLDDEIRILQEQRDERIYELFDGRKLTKDLVDGKDVLIKKGETLTREILKEVDTKFLRKAEVAAGSIDIAGEVKEYEQRTERQINILRDIYDEKITKLKQGDELPPGVIKMVKVFVAMKRKLSVGDKMAGRHGNKGVIARILPEEDMPYLPDGTPVEIVLNPLGVPSRMNVGQILETHLGWAARILGLHFATPVFDGASEEEIKGYIVKANEKYDELGIPASVGPSGKTRLYDGMTGEQFEQKVCVGYIYMLKLSHLVDDKIHARSIGPYSLITQQPLGGKAQFGGQRFGEMEVWALEAYGAAHILQELLTCKSDDVAGRSKIYETIVKGVSNFEPGIPESFNVLVRELQSLCLDVELIQEHEIDPDEVVAGVDALVGVD; from the coding sequence ATGATCAACAATCCTCTACAAAGCAGCCCGAACGGCCTAGGACGACGAACTAGCCAATCGCCGCAGAGAGTAGATTTCTCAAAGATCTACACGTCGGCGCAGATCCCGAATCTCATTGAGGTCCAGCGCGAATCTTACAATCGATTCCTGCAGATGGACCTTATCCCGGAGGAGCGCGACTATATCGGCCTTCAGTCCGTGTTCGCGTCGATCTTCCCGGTTTCGGATTTTCGTGAGACGGCAACTCTTGAATACGTTGAATATCAGATCGGTAACTGGCAGTGCAAATGCGGAAACCTCGAGGGCCTGGAGCACTTACGTGCAAATTGTAAGAATTGCTCGGCTAAGATCAAGGTCGATCCGTTCAATCCTGCCGAAGTGCTTTGTAACAACTGCGGCACGTTCAATGCGGTCCGCCCGAATCTCTGCAACAACTGCGGTGAGCCGGTCGGCCTCAAACACAAACACGATCAGCAGGAATGTCAGGAACGCGGAATGTCATACAGCGTTCCGCTCAAGGTCAAGATTCGTCTGACTGTCTATGACAAAGATCCTGATACTGGGGTATCGACGATCCGCGATATTAAAGAAGAGGATGTTTTCTTCGGCGAAATTCCGCTGATGACGGACAACGGTACCTTCATTATCAACGGTACTGAGCGAGTCATCGTTTCACAGCTCCATCGCTCGCCGGGTGTTTTCTTCAAGGGCGACCGCGACGAATACCTGGCGAAGATCATTCCGTATAGAGGTTCGTGGGTTGAATTCGAATACGATCAGAAGGGTATTCTTCACGCTCGTCTGGGTAAGCGAAAGATCATTGCCACCGTTTTCCTTCGTGCCCTCGGCCTGTGGCTGAATCCGCAGATCGACATGAAGACGGTTTCGGACAACATCCTCGAAGAGGTTGTAAAGAGTGCGGATTATTCAAACGCGAGCATTCTAAAACTTTTCTACGTCACCGACGACGTTACGATTGAAAAAGGCAGGCTTTGCCTCAACGTCAAACCGGAAGGTGAAACCCATCTTGTCGGAATGCGGGCAGAAGAAGACATTAAGGACAAAAAAGAGGACGTTACCCGCAAAGGGAAAAAAGTTACCAAATCCGCTCTCGCCGACCTTCGGCGAATGGGCAGAGATAAGATCGAGGTCGCGGCCGCTGATTTCGAAGGAGCTTTTGCACTCGACGACATTGTCAATACCGAAACTGGTGAGGTCGTCGTTGAGGCGAACACCGAGATCGTTGCCGGTAAGCTTTCGCAGATCATCGAAGAAGGCGTTTCAAATCTGACCGTCTTTTTCCCGAAACGCGACGTTATCGGCGAGATCATTTCGGCGACTATCAGAAAAGATCCAATTTCGAAACCGGTCGATGCATTGCTCGAGATCTACCGCAAGATGCGTCCGGGCGATCCGCCAACGGTTCCAACGGCATATCGTCTGCTCGAAGGCATGTTCTTCGACACACGCCGTTTTGATCTGTCGCGTGTCGGACGTTTGAAATTCAACATCAAAATGGGCCGCCCTGAGCGTGACCGGATCACTGACCCGCTTTTACAGGCTGGTGATTTCGTTGAGGTCGTTAATTACCTTCTCAAGATGAAGAAGGACAGTGAGCATTACAGCCAGGACGATATCGATCATCTCGGCAACCGCCGCGTTCGCGCGGTCGGTGAGCTGCTCGAAAATCAATTCCGCATCGGCCTCGAGCGTATGGAGCGTGCGATCAAGGAGAAGATGTCCATTCAACAGGACATGTTCACCACGATGCCGCGAGACCTCGTGAATGCGAAGCCGGTGACGGCTGCGGTTCGTGAGTTCTTCGGTTCGTCGCAGCTTTCGCAGTTCATGGACCAGACGAATCCGCTGTCGGAAATTACGCACAAACGCCGTCTATCGGCGCTCGGACCAGGCGGTCTTTCGCGTGAACGTGCCGGATTTGAGGTTCGTGACGTTCACCCGACCCACTACGGCCGTATCTGCCCGATCGAGACGCCTGAAGGCCCGAACATCGGCCTTATCTCGTCGCTGTCATGCTTTGCTCGAATTAATGAGTTCGGTTTTATCGAATCGCCGTATCGGCGTGTCGTTGACGGTCGCGTTATTGAATACGTCCGCCTGAAAAACGGTGGTGATACCAGCTTCAAGCCGGGTGATCACGTGCCGCTTGAGGATGTCGAGGCAGCGAACGCCAAGCTGAAAAAAGACCAGCAGCAGGCAGTGTTCGAACCATGGCCGTTCTATCTGACCGCTTGGGAAGAAGATAAATGGATCATCGGCCAGGCAAATATCGAACTCGATGAAAAGGGTAATTTCGTCAATGAGCGAAATGCGGCCCGGCAGAAAGGTGAATTCATTACCGCTGACCGTCAGGACATCCAGTACATGGACGTCTCGCCGAAACAGCTCGTTTCGGTCGCTGCGTCGCTCATACCGTTCCTTGAGAACGACGATGCTAACCGTGCTCTTATGGGTTCGAACATGCAGCGTCAGTCAGTTCCGCTTCTGCGTGCCGATTCGCCGTATGTGGGAACGGGTATGGAGAAGATCGCCGCTCGCGATTCGGGTGCGGTTGTTATTGCCAAACGTGACGGCGTGGTCGATTTCGTTGACTCGGAACGCATCATCGTCAAAGCCGACCATCAGGTCGACGGCACGATCTCGCGTGAGGTGACGGCGGATATTTATTCGCTCGTCAAATTTAAGCGATCTAACCAGAACACATGTATCAACCAGCGTCCCATCGTCGAGGTTGGCGAACGCGTCACAAAGGGCCAGGTCATTGCCGACGGTCCCTGTACGGACCGCGGCGAACTTGCTCTCGGTCGAAACGTGCTCGTGGCATTTATGCCTTGGCGCGGATACAACTTTGAGGATGCCATTTTGGTGTCTGAGAAGATGGTGAAGGACGATTACTACACTTCGATCCACATCGAGGAACTCGAGATCGAGGCCCGCGATACCAAGCTCGGACCTGAGGAGATCACGCGTGACATTCCGAATATCGGTGAGAATATGCTCCGCGATCTCGACGAGTCGGGGATCATCCGTATCGGTGCTCACGTCAAACCGGGTTCGGTTCTCGTTGGTAAAGTTACGCCGAAAGGCGAAACGCAGCTGACGGCGGAAGAAAAACTTCTCCGTGCGATCTTTGGTGAAAAGGCCGGCGACGTTAAAGACGCTTCGCTCACCTGCCCTCCGGGAATCGACGGTACAGTCGTTGACGTTCAGATCTTTACCCGCAAGGGCCAGGACAAGGACGAGCGTTCACTCGATATCGAGGGAATGGAAGAGGACGATTTCCACCGCGATCTCGACGACGAAATTCGTATCCTGCAGGAACAGCGTGACGAGCGCATCTACGAGCTTTTCGACGGCCGCAAGCTGACGAAAGACCTCGTTGACGGCAAGGACGTGCTGATCAAGAAGGGCGAAACGCTGACGCGTGAAATTCTCAAAGAGGTCGACACCAAGTTCCTCCGCAAGGCTGAGGTCGCTGCCGGTTCGATCGACATCGCTGGTGAAGTCAAAGAATACGAACAGCGTACCGAACGCCAGATCAACATTCTTCGCGACATCTACGACGAAAAGATCACTAAGCTCAAGCAGGGCGACGAATTGCCTCCGGGAGTCATCAAGATGGTCAAAGTCTTTGTTGCCATGAAGCGTAAGCTTTCGGTCGGCGACAAAATGGCTGGACGCCACGGTAACAAGGGTGTTATCGCCCGCATTCTGCCTGAGGAAGATATGCCGTACTTGCCGGATGGAACACCGGTCGAGATCGTGCTAAACCCGCTCGGCGTGCCATCGCGTATGAACGTCGGACAGATCCTCGAGACGCATCTCGGATGGGCTGCCCGCATCCTTGGACTTCACTTTGCAACTCCCGTTTTTGACGGAGCAAGCGAAGAAGAGATCAAGGGTTACATCGTCAAGGCAAACGAGAAGTACGACGAACTCGGTATTCCGGCATCGGTCGGCCCATCGGGCAAGACTCGTCTCTATGACGGTATGACAGGCGAGCAGTTCGAGCAGAAGGTTTGTGTGGGTTACATCTATATGTTGAAACTCTCACACCTTGTGGACGACAAGATCCACGCCCGCTCGATCGGACCATACTCACTCATTACGCAGCAGCCTCTGGGCGGTAAAGCACAGTTCGGCGGACAGCGTTTCGGAGAGATGGAGGTTTGGGCGCTCGAAGCCTACGGTGCGGCTCACATTCTGCAGGAATTGCTCACATGCAAATCCGACGACGTGGCCGGACGTTCGAAGATCTACGAAACGATCGTCAAGGGTGTTTCGAACTTCGAACCGGGCATTCCGGAATCGTTCAACGTTCTGGTCCGCGAGCTGCAATCCTTGTGTCTCGATGTCGAGCTGATTCAGGAGCACGAGATCGATCCGGATGAGGTCGTGGCTGGTGTGGATGCACTGGTTGGCGTCGACTAA
- a CDS encoding Spy/CpxP family protein refolding chaperone, translating to MSLRSKFLPVLSLTFAVAMFATFSFAQDTTPSAPVPSKADKVFKGGRDKMAQRAFGGRHGKRGARAFLRGINLTDDQKAKIKSIREANKPDQAVITELRTIREARKSGTAVTPEQKARMREFREQSMTKMKSAHEQVLAILTPEQKAQIETRKTEMRQRFEDRKANRKGRPAPPAVEKPKDN from the coding sequence ATGTCATTAAGATCTAAATTTCTTCCCGTACTTTCATTAACATTTGCGGTAGCTATGTTCGCAACCTTCTCTTTCGCACAGGATACAACTCCGTCTGCTCCTGTTCCTTCGAAAGCAGATAAGGTTTTCAAGGGCGGTCGCGACAAAATGGCCCAAAGGGCTTTCGGCGGCCGGCACGGCAAACGCGGTGCGCGAGCATTTCTTCGCGGGATCAACCTTACCGACGATCAGAAGGCAAAGATCAAGTCGATCCGCGAGGCCAATAAGCCGGATCAGGCAGTGATCACGGAACTTCGCACCATCCGGGAAGCACGTAAAAGCGGCACTGCTGTAACACCCGAGCAGAAAGCCCGGATGCGGGAATTCCGCGAGCAGTCAATGACGAAAATGAAGTCGGCTCACGAGCAGGTCCTCGCCATTCTGACACCTGAGCAGAAAGCGCAGATCGAAACCCGCAAGACTGAAATGCGTCAGCGTTTCGAAGATCGCAAAGCTAACCGGAAAGGCCGTCCGGCTCCGCCTGCGGTTGAAAAGCCCAAGGACAACTAA
- the rplL gene encoding 50S ribosomal protein L7/L12, which yields MATTKADVVEFLKGMTLLEASELVKELEEVFGVSAAAAAAPMMMAAPAGGGDAPAAEEKDSFDVVLTSAGGNKIAVIKVVREVVAGLGLKEAKDLVDAAPKALKEGVSKAEADEISAKLTEAGATVELK from the coding sequence ATGGCAACCACAAAAGCAGATGTAGTCGAATTTTTGAAAGGCATGACGCTTCTCGAAGCGTCGGAATTGGTCAAGGAACTCGAAGAAGTTTTCGGTGTTTCGGCAGCGGCAGCAGCAGCTCCGATGATGATGGCAGCTCCGGCTGGCGGCGGTGACGCTCCGGCTGCAGAAGAGAAAGATTCGTTTGATGTCGTTCTCACCTCGGCCGGCGGCAACAAGATCGCGGTCATCAAAGTTGTTCGCGAAGTCGTTGCAGGCCTTGGCCTCAAGGAAGCGAAAGACCTCGTCGATGCAGCTCCGAAAGCCCTCAAAGAAGGCGTTTCGAAGGCAGAAGCAGACGAGATCTCTGCCAAGCTCACGGAAGCTGGTGCAACTGTCGAGCTCAAATAG
- the rpoC gene encoding DNA-directed RNA polymerase subunit beta': MFRFNNESKTQLTTNYEAIRISLASPDKIRSWSHGEVTKPETINYRTFKPERDGLFCARIFGPVSDWECLCGKYKRMKHRGVICDKCGVEVTQSKVRRERLGHIELASPCSHVWFFKGLPSRIGHLLDITLRDLEKILYFETYIVVDEGDVPDLKQKDLLTDERFRELTRDYPNQFIAKMGAEAIKDLLGQINIAELVDELRVKMREETSQQKKLKYSKRLKVSNSFLRSGNDPQWMILDVIPVIPPELRPLVPLDGGRFATSDLNDLYRRVINRNNRLKKLIELRAPEVIVRNEKRMLQEAVDALFDNGRRGRVLRGANNRPLKSLSGTLKGKQGRFRQNLLGKRVDYSGRSVIVVGPELKLHQCGLPKKMALELFKPFIYNKLEKDQHAATIKQAREMVERQEPIVWDILEEVIREHPVLLNRAPTLHRLGIQAFEPVLVEGKAIKIHPLVCSAFNADFDGDQMAVHIPLSAEAQIEASVLMLASNNLLSPASGQPIAVPSQDIVLGCYYLTLARDDMKGHNKVFGSIEDVLLALDAGVIETQTKIKLRWRGDLIDLTLEHNMQDVMRATAREKVDLILDTTAGRAVFNERLTRDGLPYVNGVLKKKGLQSLVTFCHFKLGHAHTVALLDDLKTMGFMAATRAGVSIGIDDMVTPSSKKAIIAEAQIEVEKLRKQYEDATMTDMERTNKVTAIWSDVTDRVAKEMFKAMNTREKERKELNPILVMADSGARGSEAQIRQLAGMRGLMAKPSGEIIENPILANFREGLDVLQYFISTHGARKGLADTALKTADSGYLTRRLVDVAQDVIVSEQDCGTMRGVWAEAIIRNGEEVESLRDRIVGCTSLDDIIDPVDGTVIVEASTEIDEDLGSAVQLSGLQKVKIRSALTCETRRGICVKCYGRNLATGNTVEIGEAVGVIAAQSIGEPGTQLTMRTFHVGGTARLEQETKHVAAMDGTVRFLGDLKVIKNRVGEMVSMRRQSEIALVDERGREVAHYKVVYGAELHVKDGQKVKEDDVLVTWDPFTFAILTEVKGVVKYQDLKEGKTVEEEIDKVTGQKRLVVKDSDEKNQPRLEIRSGNKVQKTYQMPITANLIVEDAQEVEPGDVIAKIPRETTKTKDIVGGLPRVVELFEARRPGETAVMSEINGVVRFGPISKGKRKLIITGDDGSEREYDIPRGTHINVQEEDRVRSGEPLMDGPLNPHDILRVLGMEALQNYIVNEIQEVYRLQGVNINDKHIEVIVRQMLRWVKIKEVGDTEFLLEEQVDRFRYEDENARVRDEGGQTSVGEPLLLGITKASLSTDSFISAASFQETTRVLTEAAISGRIDYLRGLKENVIMGRLIPAGTGMKYYRNVKVAYDATENRKQEDEFDEMGDYIRGGIDLPLPAALAEVDDEPFVDEVEDDIDLDVEETETEEVFDIDEAMKVELDDDDDI; encoded by the coding sequence ATGTTTCGATTTAATAACGAAAGCAAAACGCAACTGACGACAAATTACGAAGCGATCCGCATCAGCCTCGCGTCGCCGGATAAGATACGTTCATGGTCGCACGGTGAGGTAACCAAGCCGGAAACGATCAACTACAGAACGTTCAAACCGGAACGTGACGGCCTGTTCTGCGCACGCATTTTCGGACCGGTCTCTGACTGGGAATGTCTCTGCGGAAAATACAAGCGGATGAAGCATCGCGGCGTCATCTGCGACAAGTGCGGCGTCGAGGTCACACAGTCGAAAGTTCGCCGTGAGCGTCTCGGCCACATCGAGCTGGCTTCGCCATGTTCGCACGTGTGGTTCTTTAAAGGACTGCCATCGCGTATCGGCCATCTGCTCGACATCACGCTCCGCGATCTTGAGAAGATACTTTACTTCGAGACGTACATCGTCGTTGATGAAGGTGACGTTCCTGATCTCAAGCAGAAAGACCTGCTCACGGACGAGCGTTTTCGTGAATTGACGCGTGATTACCCGAATCAGTTCATTGCGAAAATGGGCGCCGAAGCGATCAAGGATCTGCTTGGGCAGATCAACATTGCCGAACTCGTCGATGAACTTCGCGTCAAAATGCGTGAAGAGACATCGCAGCAGAAAAAGCTCAAGTATTCTAAGCGTTTGAAGGTTTCGAACTCGTTCCTTCGCTCGGGCAACGATCCGCAGTGGATGATCCTGGATGTCATTCCGGTCATCCCGCCTGAGCTCCGCCCGCTCGTGCCCCTAGACGGCGGCCGTTTCGCGACCTCGGATCTTAATGATCTGTACCGCCGCGTTATCAACCGCAATAACCGTCTGAAGAAGCTGATCGAATTGAGAGCACCTGAGGTTATCGTTCGTAACGAAAAACGCATGCTTCAGGAAGCTGTTGATGCTCTCTTCGATAACGGACGCCGCGGCCGCGTGCTGCGTGGTGCGAACAACCGCCCGCTCAAATCGCTGTCGGGCACGCTCAAGGGGAAACAGGGACGTTTCCGTCAGAATCTGCTCGGAAAACGTGTGGATTACTCGGGACGTTCGGTTATTGTGGTCGGTCCGGAGCTGAAACTGCACCAGTGCGGTTTGCCGAAGAAAATGGCTCTTGAACTCTTTAAGCCATTTATCTATAACAAATTGGAGAAAGACCAGCACGCCGCTACCATCAAGCAGGCACGCGAAATGGTTGAACGCCAGGAACCGATCGTGTGGGATATCCTCGAGGAAGTCATTCGCGAGCATCCGGTTCTGCTGAACCGTGCTCCGACGCTTCACCGTCTCGGTATTCAGGCTTTCGAACCGGTTCTGGTCGAAGGTAAAGCTATCAAAATTCACCCGCTCGTCTGTTCGGCTTTCAACGCCGACTTCGACGGTGACCAGATGGCCGTTCACATTCCTCTGTCTGCCGAAGCACAGATCGAAGCCAGCGTTTTGATGCTCGCATCGAACAATCTGCTTTCGCCGGCATCGGGCCAGCCGATCGCGGTTCCTTCACAGGATATCGTTCTTGGCTGCTATTACCTGACGCTCGCTCGCGACGATATGAAGGGCCACAACAAGGTTTTTGGCTCGATCGAAGACGTGCTGCTCGCTCTCGACGCGGGCGTTATCGAAACGCAGACGAAGATCAAGCTAAGATGGAGAGGCGATCTGATCGATCTCACGCTCGAGCACAACATGCAGGACGTTATGCGTGCGACCGCTCGTGAGAAAGTCGATCTGATCCTCGACACGACCGCGGGACGGGCAGTATTTAACGAACGCCTGACGCGTGACGGTTTGCCGTACGTCAACGGTGTTCTTAAGAAGAAAGGTTTGCAGTCTTTGGTGACGTTCTGCCACTTCAAACTCGGCCACGCGCATACAGTTGCGTTACTCGACGATCTGAAGACGATGGGCTTCATGGCGGCAACTCGTGCCGGTGTTTCGATCGGTATTGACGATATGGTCACGCCGTCGAGCAAGAAAGCGATCATTGCTGAAGCTCAGATCGAGGTCGAGAAGCTTCGCAAACAGTACGAAGACGCGACCATGACCGACATGGAACGTACCAACAAGGTTACGGCCATCTGGTCCGACGTGACCGATCGCGTTGCGAAAGAGATGTTCAAGGCGATGAACACTCGCGAAAAAGAACGTAAAGAACTTAATCCGATCCTCGTCATGGCGGATTCCGGAGCCCGAGGTTCTGAAGCTCAGATCCGTCAGCTCGCCGGTATGCGAGGCCTGATGGCCAAGCCGTCGGGCGAAATTATCGAGAATCCAATTCTCGCTAACTTCCGCGAAGGTTTGGACGTTCTCCAGTACTTCATCTCGACGCACGGTGCCCGTAAGGGTCTCGCCGATACGGCACTCAAAACGGCTGACTCAGGTTACCTGACACGCCGCTTGGTGGACGTTGCTCAGGACGTTATTGTCTCGGAACAGGACTGCGGAACGATGCGCGGCGTTTGGGCCGAGGCTATCATCCGTAACGGTGAAGAGGTTGAATCGCTCCGTGACCGCATCGTCGGCTGCACATCGCTTGATGACATAATCGATCCGGTCGACGGCACGGTCATTGTCGAGGCAAGCACCGAGATCGACGAAGATCTCGGGTCCGCAGTACAGCTTTCGGGCTTACAGAAAGTAAAGATACGCTCGGCCTTGACCTGTGAAACGCGTCGCGGTATCTGCGTCAAATGCTACGGCCGCAACCTCGCGACCGGCAACACGGTCGAGATCGGTGAGGCTGTCGGCGTTATCGCCGCACAGTCGATCGGCGAACCGGGAACGCAGCTTACGATGAGAACCTTCCACGTCGGTGGTACGGCCCGTCTCGAGCAGGAAACCAAGCACGTTGCTGCGATGGACGGAACCGTCAGATTCCTCGGCGATCTTAAGGTAATTAAGAACCGTGTGGGCGAAATGGTTTCGATGCGTCGTCAGTCCGAGATCGCTCTCGTTGACGAACGCGGCCGCGAAGTCGCTCACTACAAGGTAGTTTATGGTGCCGAGCTTCACGTCAAAGACGGTCAGAAGGTCAAGGAAGACGACGTTCTCGTAACGTGGGATCCGTTCACCTTCGCCATCCTCACCGAGGTCAAGGGTGTTGTAAAATATCAGGACCTCAAGGAAGGCAAGACGGTCGAAGAAGAGATCGATAAGGTCACCGGTCAGAAACGTCTCGTGGTCAAAGACTCGGATGAGAAAAATCAGCCGCGTCTCGAGATCCGCAGCGGTAATAAGGTCCAGAAGACCTATCAGATGCCGATCACGGCCAATCTGATCGTTGAAGACGCTCAGGAAGTCGAGCCCGGCGACGTGATTGCGAAGATCCCGCGTGAAACCACCAAGACGAAAGATATCGTCGGCGGTCTGCCGCGTGTCGTTGAGCTTTTCGAAGCACGGCGTCCCGGCGAAACGGCTGTCATGTCTGAGATCAATGGTGTGGTCAGGTTCGGCCCGATCTCAAAGGGTAAACGCAAACTCATCATCACCGGTGATGACGGCAGCGAACGTGAATACGACATTCCGCGCGGTACGCACATCAACGTGCAGGAAGAAGATCGTGTACGTTCGGGCGAACCGCTCATGGACGGACCGCTCAACCCGCACGATATTCTGCGTGTTCTCGGTATGGAAGCGTTGCAGAACTACATCGTGAACGAGATCCAAGAAGTTTATCGCCTTCAGGGTGTGAACATCAACGACAAGCATATCGAGGTCATAGTTCGTCAGATGCTGCGTTGGGTCAAGATCAAAGAAGTCGGCGATACCGAATTCCTGCTTGAGGAACAGGTCGACCGTTTCCGTTACGAGGACGAGAATGCTCGCGTTCGTGACGAAGGCGGCCAGACATCGGTCGGCGAACCGCTCTTGCTCGGTATCACGAAAGCCTCGCTTTCGACCGACTCGTTCATCTCGGCGGCCAGCTTCCAGGAAACGACTCGTGTCCTTACCGAAGCTGCGATCTCGGGACGTATAGATTACCTCCGCGGTCTGAAGGAGAACGTCATCATGGGACGCCTCATTCCAGCCGGAACCGGTATGAAGTATTACCGCAACGTCAAAGTCGCGTACGATGCTACCGAGAACCGGAAGCAGGAGGATGAATTCGACGAAATGGGTGATTACATCCGCGGCGGTATTGACCTGCCTTTACCGGCAGCTCTCGCTGAAGTGGATGACGAACCTTTCGTCGATGAGGTTGAAGACGATATCGATCTGGATGTCGAGGAGACCGAAACCGAAGAGGTTTTCGACATCGATGAAGCGATGAAGGTCGAACTCGATGATGATGACGACATTTAG